A stretch of the Festucalex cinctus isolate MCC-2025b chromosome 20, RoL_Fcin_1.0, whole genome shotgun sequence genome encodes the following:
- the gtf3ab gene encoding general transcription factor IIIA, b, translated as MGERLQGPKSYICSFFDCQAKFTKAWKLEAHLCKHTGLKPFSCASCEKSFCSSYALNRHEINHSGEKRHKCPTDGCSEMFLRHAGLKNHIARAHQQKEARYQCTHQGCQSSFNKKYQLKAHMGEHQGSLPFCCRVDDCAREFPSLGKLKHHENMHKGYPCEDEFCPFLAKTWSEYQEHRKEHRVKLPCPACKKQFNRWFLHQHKMLYHSGGKPSFPCPKQGCSKTFTRRFNLDSHVLGDHEGRKPFSCPYPGCSKNFAFKESLWRHGVVHDPLKKKLQKLYPRKKQMWSAPLSQLQADETNKLAAKLHKTRLEDPKS; from the exons ATGGGGGAGAGGTTGCAAGGTCCCAAAAGTTACATCTGCTCGTTTTTTGACTGTCAGGCCAAGTTCACCAAGGCGTGGAAACTCGAGGCCCATCTGTGCAAACACACTGGATTG AAACCGTTTTCCTGCGCAAGCTGCGAGAAGAGTTTTTGCAGCAGTTATGCGCTCAACAGACACGAGATCAACCACAGTGGCGAGAAACGGCACAA GTGTCCGACAGACGGCTGCTCTGAGATGTTTTTGCGACACGCCGGCTTAAAAAATCACATCGCTCGAGCACACCAGCAGAAGGAGGCTCGATATcaa tgtaCACATCAGGGCTGCCAAAGTAGCTTCAACAAGAAGTACCAGCTGAAGGCCCACATGGGGGAGCACCAAGGCAGCCTGCCGTTTTG TTGTCGTGTGGATGACTGTGCGAGGGAATTCCCCTCGCTTGGCAAGCTGAAGCACCATGAGAACATGCATAAAG GTTACCCCTGTGAGGATGAGTTCTGCCCTTTCTTGGCAAAGACGTGGTCAGAGTACCAAGAGCACCGCAAGGAACACAGAG ttaagctgCCATGCCCGGCATGTAAGAAGCAGTTCAACAGGTGGTTCCTACACCAGCACAAAATGCTCTACCACAGCGGGGGGAAGCCGAGCTTCCCGTGCCCCAAACAAGGCTGCTCAAAAACGTTTACCCGCCGTTTCAACCTGGACAGCCACGTCCTTGGGGACCACGAAGGGAGGAAGCCTTTCAGCTGCCCGTACCCTGGCTGCAGCAAGAACTTCGCCTTTAAG GAAAGCCTGTGGCGACATGGAGTGGTGCATGATCCGCTCAAGAAAAAGCTCCAG AAACTGTACCCCAGAAAGAAGCAGATGTGGAGTGCCCCACTGTCCCAGCTGCAGGCTGATGAGACCAACAAGCTTGCTGCCAAGCTGCACAAAACTCGTTTGGAAGACCCTAAATCATGA